In Iodobacter fluviatilis, one DNA window encodes the following:
- a CDS encoding substrate-binding periplasmic protein, with amino-acid sequence MRPFLAYMLLLFAAKISAAEKVIIEGDDDYAPYSFIENGQYKGIYVDYLKLVAEKLAPDYLLELRPVPWKRGLKGLESGRVLALFPPYLNKDRRYIQAYSVPIYRERVVLFCRDDMISPSHKVFPKDFYGLLIGVNLGFTLGDKMVAAVKSGRLSIEEVKGNDTNIKKLLVGRIACYANDRLSVIYSLKKWKGAFDAAKIKLIEAAEISEEDAYIAYSSEYKWPEKEDFILKMNAAVEELKKTGIIAKMINEYTQ; translated from the coding sequence ATGAGGCCTTTCCTTGCGTATATGCTTTTACTTTTTGCAGCAAAAATATCTGCGGCAGAGAAAGTGATTATTGAAGGCGATGATGATTATGCACCTTATTCTTTTATTGAAAACGGGCAATATAAAGGCATTTATGTTGATTATTTAAAGCTTGTTGCAGAAAAACTGGCTCCTGATTATTTGCTTGAGCTGCGGCCTGTTCCATGGAAGCGTGGTTTAAAAGGCCTTGAAAGTGGCCGTGTTTTGGCTTTGTTTCCGCCTTATTTGAATAAAGACCGCCGTTATATACAGGCTTATTCTGTGCCAATTTACCGTGAGCGCGTGGTGTTGTTTTGTCGGGACGACATGATTTCTCCCTCACATAAAGTGTTTCCAAAAGATTTTTATGGTTTGCTTATTGGCGTTAATCTGGGATTTACACTGGGTGACAAAATGGTGGCAGCGGTTAAGTCGGGCAGGCTGAGTATTGAAGAGGTAAAAGGTAATGATACAAATATTAAAAAATTACTGGTGGGCCGGATCGCTTGTTATGCTAATGATAGATTATCTGTTATTTACAGCCTGAAAAAATGGAAGGGTGCGTTTGATGCAGCAAAAATAAAACTAATCGAAGCGGCAGAAATTTCAGAAGAAGATGCCTATATTGCGTATAGCAGTGAGTATAAGTGGCCTGAAAAAGAAGACTTTATTTTAAAAATGAATGCTGCCGTTGAAGAGCTGAAAAAAACTGGCATTATTGCGAAAATGATTAATGAATATACCCAGTAA
- a CDS encoding MFS transporter, with the protein MSEPASLRKSKPFILFWFTRVLSASGFQILSVALAWQVYSRSHQVLDLGLIGLAQFAPRLLFMLSAGDAADRYDRGRIVAISQLVQALIALALAWVATQAQLGSEWIFLLAVILGTARTYEMPALQALLPGLVPSALLPSALAASSSGMQAATIISPALGGFLYVLGASSVYSISAALYLLALWLIMQLPTALPRAISTEARLPALLAGIRYIRSKPELLGAISLDLFAVLLGGATALLPVYAQDILLTGPVGLGALRSAPAVGALGMSVWLAWYPPQRRVGKLMFAAVTLFGIATMVFGASRSFPLSLLALVILGASDMISVVIRSSLVQLETPDEMRGRVSAVNALFIGASNQLGEFESGLTAAAFGTVPSVIMGGAGTLLVAGIWIKKFPALAKRDRLYKR; encoded by the coding sequence ATGAGCGAGCCCGCCAGCTTACGCAAAAGCAAGCCCTTTATTTTATTCTGGTTTACCCGCGTGCTCAGCGCGAGCGGCTTCCAGATTTTGTCGGTTGCGCTGGCGTGGCAGGTGTACTCGCGAAGCCACCAGGTTTTAGACCTTGGCCTGATCGGCTTAGCGCAATTTGCACCGCGCCTGTTGTTTATGCTATCTGCAGGCGATGCGGCTGATCGCTATGACAGGGGCCGTATTGTGGCCATCAGCCAGCTGGTACAAGCGCTGATTGCACTGGCGCTGGCATGGGTGGCCACTCAGGCGCAGCTTGGCAGTGAATGGATTTTTCTGCTGGCCGTGATTCTGGGCACAGCCCGCACCTATGAAATGCCTGCCCTGCAGGCTTTATTACCAGGCCTAGTTCCATCGGCCCTGCTCCCCTCCGCTTTAGCCGCATCCTCATCCGGCATGCAAGCCGCCACGATTATCTCGCCTGCTTTGGGTGGTTTTTTATATGTACTGGGTGCCAGTAGCGTGTATAGCATCAGCGCAGCGCTCTATTTACTGGCACTCTGGCTGATCATGCAATTACCCACAGCCTTGCCCAGAGCCATCAGCACCGAGGCACGCCTGCCCGCCTTACTAGCAGGGATACGCTATATCCGCAGCAAGCCCGAGCTGCTCGGTGCGATCTCGCTTGATCTCTTTGCTGTTTTACTTGGCGGAGCCACCGCCCTGCTGCCGGTGTATGCCCAGGACATCCTACTCACCGGCCCAGTGGGGCTGGGTGCATTACGCTCTGCACCTGCGGTTGGCGCCCTAGGGATGTCCGTCTGGTTGGCCTGGTACCCGCCGCAGCGGCGGGTGGGCAAGCTCATGTTTGCTGCCGTGACGCTTTTTGGCATCGCAACCATGGTTTTTGGGGCATCCCGCTCATTTCCCTTATCCCTGCTGGCGCTCGTGATTCTGGGGGCAAGCGATATGATTAGTGTGGTTATCCGCTCATCGCTAGTACAGCTTGAAACCCCGGATGAAATGCGGGGCAGAGTCAGCGCAGTCAATGCTCTTTTTATTGGCGCATCCAATCAGCTAGGGGAATTTGAATCAGGCCTGACAGCGGCCGCATTCGGCACCGTACCATCGGTCATAATGGGTGGCGCAGGCACCCTGCTGGTCGCAGGCATCTGGATCAAAAAATTTCCGGCACTTGCAAAAAGAGACCGGCTTTATAAGCGGTAA
- a CDS encoding amino acid ABC transporter permease, producing MDLPGLIQLLKDAFPILLQGAGYTLFLALASMLGGLLIAILLVIIRLSKLPVLAQLSAVYVSCIRGTPLLVQLFVIYFGLPSIGIQFEPLAAGVLALSLNVGAYLSETLRGSINGITQGQWDAGKSLGLTNSQTLRYVVAPQALRLAVPSLSNSLISLIKDTSLVSVISVSELMLASKEVIATTFQPFPLYLAAAAIYWAMSASFEGIQRKLEERLNKMYIR from the coding sequence ATGGATTTACCCGGTTTAATTCAGCTGCTTAAAGACGCCTTTCCTATCTTGCTACAAGGCGCAGGCTATACGCTGTTTCTGGCTTTGGCATCCATGCTGGGTGGATTACTGATCGCCATACTGCTTGTCATCATCCGGCTGAGTAAGTTACCCGTGCTGGCGCAATTAAGCGCGGTGTATGTCAGCTGTATCCGTGGCACACCGCTATTAGTGCAGCTTTTTGTGATTTATTTTGGCCTGCCCAGTATTGGTATTCAGTTTGAACCTCTGGCCGCCGGCGTGCTGGCACTGAGCCTGAATGTTGGTGCCTATTTATCTGAAACGCTGCGTGGCTCGATCAACGGCATTACGCAGGGCCAGTGGGATGCGGGTAAAAGCCTAGGGCTGACCAACAGCCAAACGCTGCGCTATGTGGTGGCGCCTCAAGCTTTGCGCCTAGCCGTGCCCAGCCTTTCTAACAGCCTGATCAGCCTGATTAAAGATACCTCGCTGGTTTCAGTGATTTCAGTCAGCGAGCTGATGCTGGCCAGCAAGGAAGTTATTGCCACCACCTTTCAGCCTTTCCCACTTTATTTGGCTGCGGCAGCCATTTACTGGGCGATGAGTGCCTCATTTGAAGGCATACAAAGAAAGCTGGAAGAAAGACTTAACAAAATGTATATCAGATAA
- a CDS encoding transporter substrate-binding domain-containing protein: MRKFLLAASLLGFTLHASAADLLDTVKQRGTLKIAVEGTYPPFNYKENNELTGFEVELAKALAQKLGVKAEFSTSEWSAMLAGLQAGKYDIVINQVGITDKRKETFDFSEPYTISSPQLIVRSNETRSFKNLDDLKGKKLGLGQGTNYADIAKAVGGIDVKTYPGSQEYLQDLALGRIDAALNDSLLIPFIVKKTKLPLKAGAPLGDLEKSGIPFVKGNPKFKASLNKALADLQADGSFTKISKKWFDRDVSKPPVAQ; this comes from the coding sequence ATGCGCAAATTCTTACTTGCAGCCAGCCTATTGGGCTTTACCTTGCATGCCTCTGCTGCCGATTTACTGGATACCGTAAAGCAACGCGGAACCTTGAAAATTGCAGTTGAAGGCACTTACCCTCCATTTAACTACAAAGAAAACAATGAATTAACAGGGTTTGAAGTTGAATTGGCCAAAGCCTTAGCCCAAAAGCTGGGTGTAAAAGCAGAATTCAGCACCAGCGAATGGAGCGCCATGCTGGCAGGCTTACAAGCAGGCAAGTACGATATTGTGATCAACCAGGTTGGTATTACAGATAAGCGCAAGGAAACGTTTGACTTCTCCGAGCCTTACACTATCTCCAGCCCGCAGCTGATTGTGCGCAGTAATGAAACACGCAGCTTTAAAAATCTGGACGATTTAAAAGGCAAAAAACTAGGTCTTGGCCAAGGCACCAACTATGCCGACATCGCTAAAGCAGTGGGCGGGATTGATGTTAAAACTTACCCCGGCTCACAAGAGTATTTACAAGACCTAGCCCTTGGTCGCATCGATGCAGCGCTGAACGATAGCCTGCTGATTCCGTTCATTGTAAAGAAAACCAAGCTGCCTCTTAAAGCAGGCGCACCCCTGGGTGATCTTGAAAAATCAGGCATCCCATTTGTAAAAGGCAATCCAAAATTTAAGGCCTCACTCAATAAAGCCTTGGCGGATTTACAAGCAGATGGTAGCTTCACAAAAATCTCGAAAAAATGGTTTGACCGTGATGTAAGCAAACCGCCTGTTGCACAGTAA
- a CDS encoding substrate-binding periplasmic protein — MKFILFLFSLITGHALALTLTTEDYPPFNIVDPKTQKVSGISTEKVSEVMRRSKEAFTITPYPWLRAFQLAQKETDTCVFSTTRTPEREASFKWVGPLVKNNWYIFARAGDTRSPKNLKELKAYSIGAYRGDAIAEYLEKNGFKTDLAKADEDNPQKLLSNRFDFWASGELLGLSILKRKNLSDKIIPILLFNQTEMYLACNLKTSQVKIDNYNKILQDMDKDGTNLAIENKYR, encoded by the coding sequence ATGAAATTTATTCTCTTTTTATTCAGTCTGATCACAGGCCATGCGCTGGCCTTAACACTCACTACTGAAGACTATCCGCCTTTTAATATTGTCGATCCCAAAACACAAAAGGTCAGCGGCATTTCTACAGAAAAAGTCAGTGAAGTCATGCGCCGCAGCAAAGAAGCTTTTACCATCACGCCCTACCCTTGGCTAAGAGCATTTCAATTAGCGCAAAAAGAAACAGACACCTGTGTTTTTTCAACCACGCGCACACCAGAACGCGAAGCTTCATTTAAATGGGTAGGCCCATTAGTCAAAAACAATTGGTATATCTTTGCCAGAGCAGGCGATACCCGCAGCCCTAAAAACCTGAAAGAATTAAAAGCTTATTCAATAGGGGCTTACAGGGGAGATGCCATTGCAGAGTATTTAGAAAAAAATGGCTTTAAAACGGATCTTGCCAAAGCTGATGAAGATAACCCACAAAAACTACTCAGCAACCGTTTTGATTTCTGGGCCAGTGGTGAATTACTAGGGTTGTCTATTTTAAAAAGAAAAAACCTGAGTGATAAAATCATTCCTATTTTGCTGTTTAACCAGACAGAAATGTATCTGGCCTGTAATTTAAAAACCAGTCAGGTAAAAATAGATAATTACAATAAAATATTGCAGGATATGGATAAAGACGGTACCAACTTGGCCATCGAAAATAAATATCGCTGA
- a CDS encoding isopenicillin N synthase family dioxygenase, whose protein sequence is MSLPILDLALFDSADREAFLRDLRLAARDYGFFYLRGHGLSLQYQQDMLLLAKQFFALSDAEKTAVAMVNSPHFRGYTRLGGELTAGRADQREQFDIMNEGLAALDQQPLWRRLRGPNQWPASLPALKSGLLLWQDALSDICERLMQAFALALGQPADIFAPLYRGEPFQHLKMIRYPGSKQAEQGVGAHKDAGLLTLVMQDAQSGLQVATAEGWLDAPPIPGTFVVNIGELLELSSNGYLRATVHRVVSPPAGVERLSYAFFMGPRLDATVPLLHLPPALSQEVQGSASDPANPLFSHVGENVLKGRMRSHLDVAARHYSDTSFASQPVAPVY, encoded by the coding sequence GTGAGTTTACCAATACTGGATTTAGCATTATTTGATAGCGCTGATCGTGAAGCGTTTTTGCGTGATTTGCGCCTTGCAGCGCGGGATTACGGTTTTTTTTATCTGCGCGGCCATGGGCTGAGCCTGCAATACCAGCAAGATATGCTGCTGCTGGCTAAGCAATTTTTTGCCCTGAGCGATGCCGAAAAAACAGCCGTGGCCATGGTTAATTCCCCGCATTTCAGGGGATATACCCGTCTTGGCGGTGAGTTAACGGCGGGGCGTGCCGATCAGCGTGAGCAGTTCGACATTATGAATGAGGGCCTTGCTGCGCTGGATCAGCAGCCTCTATGGCGGCGCTTGCGCGGGCCGAATCAATGGCCGGCCAGCCTGCCCGCGCTGAAATCGGGCCTACTACTTTGGCAAGATGCTTTAAGTGATATTTGCGAGCGTTTAATGCAGGCCTTTGCGCTGGCTTTGGGCCAGCCTGCCGATATTTTTGCACCACTTTACCGGGGAGAGCCATTTCAGCATCTGAAAATGATTCGCTACCCTGGCTCAAAGCAGGCAGAGCAGGGCGTGGGGGCGCATAAAGACGCGGGTTTGCTCACGCTGGTGATGCAAGATGCTCAATCAGGCTTGCAAGTGGCCACAGCAGAGGGCTGGCTGGATGCGCCGCCGATTCCTGGTACTTTTGTGGTCAATATTGGCGAGTTATTAGAGTTGTCGTCCAATGGCTATCTGAGGGCAACGGTGCACAGGGTCGTGTCACCACCGGCAGGGGTTGAGCGTTTGTCTTATGCCTTTTTTATGGGGCCAAGACTGGATGCCACGGTGCCGCTGCTGCATCTTCCGCCTGCACTTAGCCAAGAAGTGCAGGGGTCGGCGAGTGATCCGGCCAATCCGCTCTTTAGTCATGTTGGTGAAAATGTTTTAAAAGGCCGTATGCGCTCGCATCTTGATGTGGCAGCACGGCATTATTCTGATACGTCATTTGCTTCTCAGCCTGTGGCCCCTGTTTATTAA
- a CDS encoding pyridoxal-phosphate dependent enzyme — translation MSSASILSLIGNTPLVEITQLDTGLCRLFIKLENQNPGGSIKDRVALSMIEAAEKNGQLKPGGTIVEATAGNTGLGLALVAGRKGYRTVLVVPDKMSREKVLNLQALGAEVILTRSDVGKGHPDYYQDKARRVAQSIPGAFYIDQFSNPANPAAHEKTTGPEIWRQLDEKVDAVVVGVGSSGTLTGLSRFFAKVSPQTEFVLADPVGSILADYVETGAFGTAGSWLVEGIGEDFVPPQFEGGAIKRSYRISDKESFETGRALLQAEGLFAGASSGTLLAAALRYCREQTTPKRVVTFIGDSGNKYLSKMYNDHWMIDQGMIENAKTGNLADLISRPHASGATLIADPDEPLSQAWQRMRSNDVSQMPVLENGEIVGIIDEWDLLLSVHGEPQQFAMPVRAAMSSNVKTLAPDTSLRDLLQVFNDDKIAVIADKKRFYGLITQSDLLAFWRKKFVSEAALSPAAH, via the coding sequence ATGAGTTCTGCATCCATCTTGTCTTTGATCGGTAATACGCCATTGGTAGAAATTACCCAGCTTGATACAGGCTTGTGCCGGCTGTTTATTAAGCTGGAAAACCAGAACCCCGGGGGCTCGATTAAAGATCGGGTTGCATTGTCGATGATTGAAGCTGCGGAGAAAAACGGGCAGCTCAAGCCTGGCGGCACGATTGTTGAAGCCACTGCAGGTAATACGGGCTTGGGGCTGGCCTTGGTGGCGGGCCGCAAGGGCTATCGCACCGTACTGGTGGTGCCGGACAAAATGAGCCGCGAAAAAGTGCTGAACTTGCAGGCGCTGGGGGCTGAAGTGATTCTGACCCGCTCTGATGTGGGCAAGGGCCACCCTGATTATTATCAGGATAAAGCCCGCCGCGTGGCGCAATCGATTCCAGGCGCGTTTTATATTGATCAGTTCAGTAATCCCGCTAACCCCGCCGCACATGAAAAAACCACAGGGCCGGAAATCTGGCGTCAGCTTGATGAAAAAGTAGATGCGGTGGTGGTGGGCGTGGGCTCCAGCGGCACATTAACCGGGCTATCGCGCTTTTTTGCCAAAGTTTCGCCACAAACAGAGTTTGTGCTGGCTGATCCGGTGGGCTCGATTCTGGCTGATTATGTAGAGACCGGCGCATTTGGCACGGCAGGCAGCTGGTTGGTGGAAGGCATTGGCGAAGACTTTGTACCACCGCAATTTGAAGGCGGCGCAATCAAACGCAGCTACCGCATCAGCGATAAAGAAAGCTTTGAAACCGGCCGCGCCTTGCTTCAGGCAGAAGGCTTATTTGCCGGAGCATCATCTGGCACGCTGCTGGCTGCCGCTCTGCGCTATTGCCGCGAGCAAACCACGCCTAAACGTGTGGTGACTTTTATTGGTGATAGCGGCAATAAATACTTAAGCAAAATGTATAACGATCACTGGATGATTGATCAGGGCATGATAGAAAATGCCAAAACAGGCAATCTAGCCGATCTGATTAGCCGCCCGCACGCCAGCGGTGCCACATTGATTGCCGACCCGGACGAACCGCTCTCGCAAGCATGGCAGCGTATGCGTAGCAACGATGTATCGCAAATGCCGGTACTGGAAAACGGCGAAATCGTCGGTATTATCGACGAATGGGATTTGCTTTTGTCGGTACACGGTGAGCCACAGCAGTTTGCCATGCCGGTGCGTGCGGCCATGAGTAGCAATGTTAAAACCCTTGCTCCTGATACCTCCTTGCGTGATCTGCTGCAAGTGTTTAACGACGACAAAATTGCCGTGATTGCAGACAAAAAACGCTTTTATGGCCTGATTACCCAAAGCGATTTACTGGCCTTCTGGCGCAAGAAATTTGTGAGTGAAGCGGCTTTAAGCCCCGCAGCACATTGA
- a CDS encoding trans-sulfuration enzyme family protein, which yields MSTFETLAVTSGLHRDPLGAINTPIYASSTFRQPSPGQPDQYEYSRSSNPTRDAFEVAIAALEGGTRGYAFASGMAAIATVLELLPVNSHLVAVDDLYGGSGRLFEKVKQRTSGLTVTYVPTGDLAALQAAIQPETKMIWIETPSNPLNRLSDLSAIVAIAKAHSLLTVADNTFASPALQRPLEHGVDIVLHSATKYLNGHSDVIAGAVVVGENSELAEQLGFLQNAIGAVLDPFQSFLALRGIRTLAIRMERHNHNALRIAQWLEQHPRVERVLYPYLESHPQYALAKKQMAGGGGVVSFYLKGDDADVHQVLTQTKLFTLAESLGGVESLISQPVRMTHASVPPERRTKLGISDNLIRLSVGIEGLEDLLADLEQALAA from the coding sequence ATGAGTACATTTGAAACGCTTGCTGTTACCAGCGGCTTGCACCGCGATCCACTGGGGGCGATTAATACCCCGATTTACGCTTCATCCACTTTCCGCCAACCCTCCCCGGGTCAGCCGGATCAATATGAATATTCACGCTCATCTAATCCAACGCGAGATGCTTTTGAGGTGGCGATTGCTGCTTTAGAGGGCGGCACACGCGGCTATGCTTTTGCCTCTGGTATGGCCGCCATTGCAACCGTGTTAGAGCTGCTGCCGGTGAATAGCCACTTAGTGGCGGTGGATGATTTATACGGTGGCAGCGGGCGTTTATTTGAAAAAGTAAAACAGCGCACTTCAGGGCTGACGGTGACTTATGTGCCAACTGGCGATTTAGCCGCGCTGCAAGCGGCCATCCAGCCAGAAACCAAAATGATCTGGATTGAAACGCCTTCAAATCCACTTAATCGCCTCAGTGATTTAAGCGCCATTGTGGCGATTGCCAAGGCGCATAGCCTGCTTACGGTGGCCGACAATACCTTTGCGTCCCCCGCTTTGCAGCGTCCGCTGGAGCATGGCGTGGATATTGTGCTGCATTCGGCAACCAAATATTTAAATGGCCATTCTGACGTCATCGCCGGTGCGGTGGTGGTGGGTGAGAATAGCGAGCTGGCCGAGCAACTGGGCTTTTTGCAAAATGCTATCGGTGCGGTGCTCGATCCGTTTCAAAGCTTTTTAGCACTGCGTGGTATTCGTACGTTGGCGATTCGCATGGAGCGGCATAATCACAATGCCCTGCGCATTGCTCAGTGGCTGGAGCAACACCCGCGGGTTGAGCGAGTGTTATACCCCTATTTAGAAAGCCATCCACAATATGCGCTGGCAAAAAAACAAATGGCAGGCGGTGGCGGGGTGGTGTCGTTTTACCTGAAAGGGGACGATGCGGATGTGCACCAAGTGCTCACACAGACCAAGCTGTTTACCCTGGCAGAAAGTCTGGGCGGGGTAGAAAGCCTGATTAGCCAGCCTGTGCGGATGACTCACGCGTCTGTGCCGCCAGAGCGCCGCACAAAATTAGGCATCAGCGATAATCTGATTCGCCTGTCCGTGGGGATTGAAGGCCTTGAAGATTTGCTGGCTGATTTAGAACAAGCGCTGGCAGCGTAA
- a CDS encoding MalY/PatB family protein, with amino-acid sequence MDFQTPIDRSATSSQKWNKYAGQDILPMWVADMDFVSPVSIVAALQERVAHGVFGYTDAPDSLVEAVQAYAAQHYAWQIDASWIVWLPGLVQGLNLACRTVGEADDEVLTATPIYPPFLRAPGLSNRNLLTVPLLQKNDSWEWDFAALEAAITPKTKLLLLCHPHNPVGRAWNTQELTQLIAIARRHDLIICSDDIHCDLLLAEGLKHQPLAALDPGFAAQTITLLAPSKTWNIAGLGCSLAVIPDPSLRANFCKQMAGIVPSVNLLAFTAAEAAYRDDGAWHAELITTLRQNRDILLDWFTGSDRLKITLPEATYLAWIDARALDPVNPLPHFEALGVGLSDGRDFGLPGFVRLNFGCPAETLKAALKRIESLR; translated from the coding sequence ATGGATTTCCAAACCCCCATCGATCGCAGCGCGACGTCTAGCCAGAAATGGAATAAATACGCAGGGCAGGACATTCTGCCGATGTGGGTGGCCGATATGGATTTTGTCAGCCCCGTTTCCATTGTGGCGGCCTTGCAAGAGCGCGTGGCGCATGGCGTGTTTGGTTATACCGATGCACCGGACAGCCTAGTGGAGGCGGTGCAGGCTTATGCGGCGCAGCATTATGCTTGGCAGATTGATGCCAGCTGGATTGTCTGGCTGCCAGGCTTGGTGCAAGGTTTAAATCTGGCTTGCCGCACGGTGGGTGAGGCGGACGATGAAGTGCTGACCGCCACGCCAATTTATCCGCCCTTTTTACGCGCGCCGGGCCTATCCAACCGCAACCTGCTGACTGTGCCCTTGCTGCAAAAAAATGATTCATGGGAGTGGGATTTTGCCGCACTAGAAGCGGCGATTACGCCTAAAACCAAGCTGCTGTTGCTGTGCCATCCGCATAATCCAGTGGGCCGTGCTTGGAATACACAAGAGCTGACCCAATTGATTGCCATTGCCCGTCGCCACGATTTAATTATCTGCTCAGACGATATACACTGCGATTTGCTGTTGGCGGAAGGCTTGAAGCATCAACCTCTGGCTGCGCTTGATCCTGGCTTTGCCGCACAAACCATTACCCTGCTTGCGCCCTCTAAAACATGGAATATCGCAGGCCTTGGCTGCTCGCTGGCGGTGATTCCAGACCCAAGCTTACGTGCTAATTTTTGTAAGCAAATGGCGGGGATTGTGCCTTCCGTTAACCTGCTGGCCTTTACCGCAGCAGAAGCCGCCTACCGTGACGATGGCGCATGGCACGCCGAGCTGATCACCACGCTACGGCAAAACCGCGATATTCTGCTCGATTGGTTTACTGGATCAGATCGGCTAAAAATCACTTTGCCTGAAGCCACCTATCTGGCGTGGATTGATGCTCGGGCGCTAGACCCCGTCAACCCGCTGCCGCACTTTGAAGCGCTAGGCGTGGGCCTGTCAGATGGTCGTGATTTTGGCCTGCCTGGCTTTGTGCGCCTTAACTTCGGCTGCCCGGCTGAGACGCTGAAAGCGGCTTTAAAGCGGATTGAGTCACTGCGTTAA
- a CDS encoding MarR family winged helix-turn-helix transcriptional regulator encodes MMTPHEAEQLKVLQQLGRSYRSMLGAFELSVGHGLTRWRILNQLYKETQCSQKSLIQQLKMDPGSLTRLLKAMEKEGLIQRSNDPQDNRLSNVTLTPEGYAEINQALPKRSAFLNVILEEFTDEELLAFQGMLNKLERGCEKAGLRNL; translated from the coding sequence ATGATGACGCCACATGAAGCCGAACAGCTTAAAGTATTACAACAACTGGGCCGCAGCTACCGCAGCATGCTGGGCGCATTTGAATTATCCGTAGGCCATGGGCTGACCCGCTGGCGCATTTTGAATCAGCTTTATAAAGAAACCCAATGCTCGCAAAAATCGCTGATTCAACAACTTAAAATGGATCCTGGCTCGCTCACCCGCCTGCTCAAAGCCATGGAAAAAGAAGGCTTAATCCAGCGCAGTAATGACCCTCAGGACAACCGCCTCAGCAACGTCACCCTCACCCCAGAAGGCTATGCCGAAATAAACCAAGCCCTGCCCAAACGAAGCGCTTTTTTAAATGTGATTCTGGAAGAATTTACTGACGAAGAACTACTGGCCTTTCAAGGCATGCTAAATAAATTAGAGCGAGGGTGTGAGAAGGCAGGGTTAAGGAATTTGTAA